Proteins co-encoded in one Dryobates pubescens isolate bDryPub1 chromosome 4, bDryPub1.pri, whole genome shotgun sequence genomic window:
- the CARD11 gene encoding caspase recruitment domain-containing protein 11 — translation MKCKYLKACEDSVSSPLGAHLYHPYGKKCASTGGEPEMDDCLETLKDEEEALWENVECNRHVLSRYINPAKLTPYLRQCKVIDEQDEDEVLNSLMLPSKINRAGRLLDILHTKGQRGYVVFLESLEFYYPELYKLVTGKEPTRRFSTIVVEEGHEGLTHFLMNEIIKLQQQVKAKDVQRCELLAKSRQLEDERKQLKLNKIELLTFQERYNKMKEERNNYNDELVKVKDENYNLAMRYAQLSDEKSMAVIRSRDLQLEIDQLKHRLNKVEEECKLERNQSLKLKNDIENRPKKEQVLELERENEMMKTKIQELQSIIQADKRSLPDSDKAILDILEHDRKEALEDRHELVNKIFNLQEEIRHVEELRDKYLEEKEDLELKCSTLGKDCEMYKHRMNTVMIQLEEVEKERDQAFRSRDEAQTQYSHCLIEKDKYRKQIRELEERNDELRIEVVRKEACIVNLECKLRRLSKDNNFHDQSLPRNLPITIVSQTFGTSSPKANGQEADDSSTSEESPEDNKFFLPDQARLKRRVNLKGIHINPRAKSPVSMNKTAEFQAVRAQDEDGADASNGRTDTSSSVSISNSISSCEVSKIQTLRNRNDSIMSTTPEPPGNDSIVRRCKEDAPHCSLVEEDNDSFGCDALELDDDSHDRQSHGAPSVHSSSSSHHSEGLDAYELEHVNSIFRKFSLERPFRPSVTSVGRIRNSCHAIQRVTLNGDSLNSEITLVGGNDKGSFISSVKTGSLAEKAGLREGHQVLLLEGCIKGENQSVPLDTCTKEEVHWTIQRCSGPVTLQYKSNHEGYRKLLSDLEEGLITSGDSFYIRLNLNISSQLDCCSLSVKCDEIVHILDTMYQGRCEWLCARVDPFTVRDLETGTIPSYSRAQQLLLVKLQRLMHRGSRDETESSHNTLRALRNTLQPEEPALQNDPKTSPRLSRASFLLGQILQFVSRSENKYKRMNSNERVRIVTGCPSAMARTSSEAKKPLPEKLEDLDSESEINKRLSLIPYSLVRPIHCERRRPVLFTPTMLAKTLVQKLLNSGGALEFNICKPDIVTKEEFLRKQKTETIIFSREKNLNTYECIVPANIEAVTAKNKHCLLEAGISCTKDLIKAKIYPIVLFIRVSEKNIKRFRKLLPKPETEEEFLRMCRLKEKELEALPCLYASVEADAWSSIEDLIRTIKDRIGEEQHKAIWIDEDQL, via the exons ATGAAGTGCAAATACTTGAAGGCATGTGAAGACAGTGTCTCCTCTCCTTTGGGAGCCCACCTTTATCACCCATATGGAAAAAAATGTGCAAGCACAG GAGGAGAGCCGGAGATGGATGACTGCCTGGAGACACtgaaagatgaggaggaagcttTGTGGGAGAACGTAGAATGCAACCGGCACGTGCTGAGCCGCTACATCAATCCAGCCAAACTGACTCCCTACTTGCGGCAGTGCAAAGTGATCGATGAGCAAGATGAGGACGAGGTGCTGAACTCACTTATGCTGCCCTCCAAAATTAACCGAGCAG GCCGACTCCTGGACATTCTCCACACCAAGGGCCAAAGGGGCTATGTAGTTTTCTTGGAGAGCCTAGAGTTTTACTACCCTGAACTCTACAAACTGGTGACAGGGAAAGAACCCACACGAAGATTTTCCACTATCGTTG TGGAGGAGGGACATGAAGGCCTTACTCATTTCCTAATGAATGAGATCATTAAGCTTCAGCAACAAGTAAAGGCAAAAGATGTGCAGCGCTGTGAACTCTTGGCTAAGTCTCGGCAGTTGGAGGATGAGCGGAAGCAGCTAAAACTGAACAAGATCGAGCTGCTGACCTTCCAGGAGAGATACAACAAgatgaaagaggagaggaacaACTACAATGATGAGCTGGTCAAGGTGAAAGATGAGAACTACAATCTAGCCATGAGATACGCCCAACTGAGTGACGAGAAGAGCATGGCTGTGATAAGAAGCAGAGACCTCCAGCTAGAG ATTGACCAGCTGAAGCATCGCTTGAACAAAGTGGAAGAGGAATGCAAGCTGGAGAGGAACCAGTCCTTGAAGCTGAAAAATGACATTGAAAACCGACCCAAAAAGGAACAGGTTCTGGAGCTGGAGCGGGAAAATGAAATGATGAAGACTAAAATCCAGGAGCTACAGTCCATCATTCAG GCTGACAAGAGAAGTTTGCCAGACTCGGACAAAGCCATTTTGGATATCCTGGAACATGACCGTAAGGAGGCACTAGAAGATCGTCACGAGTTGGTCAACAAGATCTTTAACCTCCAAGAGGAGATTCGTCACGTGGAAGAATTGAGAGACAAG TACcttgaagagaaagaagattTGGAGTTAAAGTGCTCAACCCTAGGAAAAGACTGTGAGATGTACAAGCACCGGATGAACACTGTGATGATACAGCTGGAAGAGGTGGAAAAGGAGCGAGACCAG GCGTTCCGCTCCCGCGATGAGGCTCAGACACAATATTCACATTGTCTGATTGAAAAAGATAAATACAGGAAGCAGATTcgagagctggaggagagaaatGATGAACTTCGCATCGAGGTGGTTCGGAAGGAAGCTTGCATTGTAAACCTGGAGTGCAAACTGCGGCGGCTCTCTAAGGACAACAACTTCCACGACCAG AGCTTGCCACGGAATCTACCCATTACCATTGTCTCCCAGACCTTTGGGACTTCAAGCCCAAAAGCCAATGGTCAGGAAGCAGATGACTCCTCCACTTCTGAAGAGTCTCCAGAGGACAATAAATTCTTCTTACCTGATCAAGCTCGACTCAAGAGAAGAGTGAATCTAAAGGGAATCCAC ATAAATCCAAGAGCTAAATCCCCTGTCAGCATGAACAAAACAGCAGAGTTTCAAG CAGTCCGAGCACAAGATGAAGATGGGGCTGATGCCAGCAATGGCCGCACAGACACGAGTTCCTCTGTTTCCATCAGTAACTCCATCAGCAGCTGTGAAGTCAGCAAGATT CAAACCCTGAGAAATCGCAATGACAGCATCATGTCCACCACTCCTGAACCCCCAGGAAATGATTCGATTGTCCGACGCTGCAAAGAGGATGCCCCTCATTGCAG CCTGGTTGAAGAAGATAATGACAGCTTTGGATGTGATGCTTTGGAGCTAGATG ATGACAGTCATGATAGGCAGTCACATGGAGCTCCTTCGGTgcactcttcctcctcttctcatcATTCAGAAGGCCTGGATGCCTACGAGCTTGAGCATGTCAACTCCATATTTAGAAAGTTCTCTCTGGAAAG ACCTTTTCGTCCCTCTGTCACATCTGTGGGTCGCATCAGAAACTCCTGCCATGCCATCCAGCGTGTGACACTGAATGGAGACAGCCTCAATTCAGAAATCACTCTGGTTGGGGGGAATGATAAAGGCAGCTTCATTAGCTCTGTCAAGACAGGATCACTGGCAGAGAAAGCAGGTCTCCGGGAGGGACACCAAGTCCTGCTG TTGGAGGGCTGCATCAAAGGGGAAAATCAGAGTGTTCCTTTGGATACCTGCACAAAGGAAGAAGTTCACTGGACAATTCAGAGGTGCAGTGGTCCAGTCACACTCCAGTATAAATCAAATCACGAAG GTTACCGGAAGCTGCTGTCAGACCTGGAAGAGGGACTGATCACATCCGGGGACTCATTCTACATCCGCCTGaacctgaacatctccagccaGCTGGACTGCTGCTCCCTCTCAGTCAAATGTGATGAGATTGTTCATATTCTTGACACCatgtaccaggggaggtgtgAGTGGCTGTGTGCCAGAGTTGACCCATTCACCGTCAGGGACCTGGAAACAGGGACCATTCCCAGCTACAGCAG AGCCCAGCAACTTCTTTTGGTAAAGCTGCAGCGGCTGATGCACAGAGGAAGCAGAGATGAGACAGAAAGCTCACATAATACCCTGCGGGCGCTGCGG AACACATTGCAGCCAGAGGAGCCTGCCCTACAGAATGACCCCAAAACCAGCCCTCGCCTGTCCAGAGCAAGCTTTCTTTTGGGCCAAATATTACAG TTTGTCAGTAGGTCTGAAAACAAATACAAGCGTATGAACAGCAACGAGCGAGTCCGTATCGTCACGGGCTGCCCCTCTGCAATGGCACGGACCTCATCCGAAGCAAAGAAGCCATTGCCTGAGAAACTGGAAG ATTTGGATTCTGAAAGTGAAATCAATAAGAGGCTCAGTCTGATCCCTTACAGCTTGGTGAGACCAATCCACTGTGAGCGCAGGCGCCCTGTGCTTTTCACTCCCACCATGCTTGCCAAGACCTTGGTACAGAAGCTTCTCAACTCTGGAGGTGCCCTGGAATTCAACATATGCAAGCCAG ATATTGTAACAAAGGAAGAGTTCTTAAGGAAGCAAAAGACAGAGACTATCATCTTcagcagagaaaagaatctgaacACGTATGAATGTATTGTCCCTGCCAATATCGAGGCTGTCACTGCCAAG AACAAGCATTGTCTCCTGGAAGCTGGAATAAGCTGCACAAAGGATTTAATCAAAGCCAAGATATATCCTATTGTTCTCTTTATCAGAGTCTCAGAGAAAAACATCAAGAGGTTCAG GAAACTACTGCCCAAGCCAGAGACTGAAGAAGAGTTTTTACGCATGTGCCGTCTGAAGGAGAAGGAACTGGAAGCCCTGCCATGTCTTTATGCCTCTGTAGAGGCAGACGCTTGGAGCAGCATTGAAGATCTTATCCGAACAATCAAAGACAGgattggagaagagcagcataAAGCCATCTGGATAGATGAAGACCAGCTATAA